Genomic DNA from Stigmatella aurantiaca:
CCCACCTCGACGTCGTTGCCGCGGTCGCAGATGCGAGGAAGCGCGAGGGCCTCCTCGACGAGGCACTGCGGGAGGGTCTCTCGGTAAGGGAACTGGCGAGTCGTGTCCGCGGGCGGACGCCAGCCTTGGTCGAAGACACGAACGAGTCCGCGCTCAACCGTCCCCTTTTCTCGGCCGTCCGCGTGATGACGGCTCGCGCGGAGACCGTGGTGCAGAGCGTCAGCATCTGGGAGAAGAGCATCTTCGAGCGTCTCCAGCAGGAGAACTCACCGGAATTGAGCGAGTCCCTCCAGAACGCGAAGGACGTTTACACGCAGCTCCGCAGCGCGGTTGACGTCATTCTGGGACGCATTGACGAGGGCCTGGCGGCGGCGGACGCGACCCGCCCGCGGTAGAGGGTGCTGGGATGTAAGGCTCAGTGTTCCCCGCGCAGATTCTCCCAACGTTGGGGGAATCTGCCGGTTTGTGGGAGGCACCGCACCGTCAAGCAGAGGCAAGCATTCCGCATGGGCAAGACGACCGGAATCCAGTGGTGCGACTCCACCGTCAATCCCACCATGGGCTGCGACGGCTGCGAGCTGTGGGAGGAGGGACGCCGCATTTGCTACGCGGGCCTCGACCATGAGCGCAAGAAAGGGCGCAGTCCGGGCTACGCGCCCAGCTTCGATGCGGTGACGCGCTTCCCGGGGCGGATGCTCACAGCCGCGGCATGGCGTCCCCTCACGGGCCTGCGGCGCCTGGAGAAGCCCTGGCTGGACGCGCTGCCCCGGCTCATCTTTGTCTCGGACATGTCGGACGCTCTCTCGCAGGCGGTGTCCTTCGAGTACTTGGAGGATGAAATCATCAACACGGTGGAGAGTCCCGCGGGCCAGCAGCACCACTGGTTGTGGCTCACCAAGCGCTCGCCGCGGATGAGGGAGTTCTCTCGTTGGCTCCGGAGGCCGTGGCCGGCCAACTTGTGGGTGGGCACGAGTATTACGGGCCAGCAGTCCCTTGGCCGCATTCGCCCGCTGCTGGAGGTGGGGGACGAGCGGACCATCCGCTTCCTGTCCATCGAGCCTCAGTGGGAGGCGCTTGACCTGGGGGAGTGGCTCTCGCGCCTCAATTGGATAATCCAGGGTGGGCAGTCCGGGAAGAACTCTCCTGCTTTCGACCTAGCCTGGGCGCGCGCGATGCGCGACGCCTGCCAGAAGGTGGGTGTCCGGTACTTCCTCAAGCAACTCGGTGCCAATGTCCGGGACGGCTCTGCCGTGCTCAAACTGCGAGATCGGCACGGTGGTGACTGGAACGAGTGGCCTACAGACTTGCGGATACGTCAATTACCTTTGCGGCTGTCGTGAATCACTTCAGCTACGCATAACCTTCAGCGCGCCTCGCGCAGTTGGGAGAAGCCAGCGATGGGCGCTTCACGGTGGCTCATCGCGGGGCGCACATGGGCCGCAAACTCTTGGAGTGCGCCGCTCTCGAGGCCCAAGTCACGCTGGGCTGCACCTGCTTCCGCACCAGCTCGCTATCAACGCGGCCCGTCCGTCCTCACCATCAGACACCGAGCTGGTCGTCGCGACATGGCTCGGAGATGCCTTGCGGCTCTACGCACCTTGGAGGTCTCGCGGCTGCGAGAGGGGCGCTGGGTGGAACGCGATACCTTCCGGGCTCTGCTAAGGTGCACGCGGGGCCCTTCGAGATCGTGGGTTTGGAACTGGAGGCACTGTGGCTGCCTGCGTAGGAGGGTAGCTAGGAGAATGTCTGCGGCGTGAACAAGCACTTCTTCAGGCGATTTGAACGAGGGGGCAGTTGGCAGGTCGCTGCACGGGCATTTGCCATGCTGGGAGTGGCGGCCGCGCACCCGCAGCTTGGCCTTGAACGCTTCCGTCTGGGTGAGCGCCTCAATCTTGGGGGCCTCATTTCGGGTGGGCTGCTCCGGTTCGGATTCTCCCCGCGAGATCGCGCTGCCTTGGAGCAGTTCGATGCACTCTGGCCTATGTGGATAGGCAGCATGGCGATGAGCTGGGAGAACCTGATCGCAGAGGTCGGGCCTCCCCGGCTCGAGATCGCCCAGCACGACGAGAATCCGGAGGTGCTGGCCTACTTCGCCGAGTTGCTCTCCCACGCATCCGTAGGTGCGGCGTCGGTTCATATTCGAGCTGGTGAGCCTCGACTTGAACGCCCGCTGACGTGGCCTTTGGAAGTCATCACACAGTCCTCGCAGAAACAGCGAATCGAGGCGCTAGGGGAAGATTTGTTGGGGGGTGATGCGCTGGTGCGCTGGCTTCCTTTGGATAGAGCCGTTGCCGGCCACGTGCTACTGGTGCCCTCGGACATTTCCTTTGTCCCGGGTTCGCCGGGGCATCACGCCTCGGAGATTCCTTCCAGTGCCATTGCCCTCGCTTTTGTTTCAGAGCGCAAGAGCGCGGCGAGCGCGATGGCGCTCGGACTCAAACTCCGCTACCGGCTGGACACGGACGCAGTGCTGGTGGCCCGCACTCCCATGCAGAAGTCCGATGAGTTCTGGCTCGCACTCCTCTCTGAGCTCAGTGTCGGGCGCGCACTCGATGAGGCGGTACTGCTCGCGAGCCGGTCGCGCGCCGTGCCCTTTCTGCTCTCTTCTTGGGAGTTCCTTGCGAAGGCGAAGCTGGAGGCCAGGGGCGAGGGGAGCGCTGCCCGTGAGTTGCTTCGGCTTTCCGAGTCGATGAGGGACCGCTTCGAACTGGGCGACCTCGCGGTTCCGGAGACCCTGGCTCGTTCGCTGGGCTTGGAGGGCTTGGAGTTGAGTGCC
This window encodes:
- a CDS encoding DUF5131 family protein, yielding MGKTTGIQWCDSTVNPTMGCDGCELWEEGRRICYAGLDHERKKGRSPGYAPSFDAVTRFPGRMLTAAAWRPLTGLRRLEKPWLDALPRLIFVSDMSDALSQAVSFEYLEDEIINTVESPAGQQHHWLWLTKRSPRMREFSRWLRRPWPANLWVGTSITGQQSLGRIRPLLEVGDERTIRFLSIEPQWEALDLGEWLSRLNWIIQGGQSGKNSPAFDLAWARAMRDACQKVGVRYFLKQLGANVRDGSAVLKLRDRHGGDWNEWPTDLRIRQLPLRLS